The Ictidomys tridecemlineatus isolate mIctTri1 chromosome 6, mIctTri1.hap1, whole genome shotgun sequence genome includes a region encoding these proteins:
- the Fkbp4 gene encoding peptidyl-prolyl cis-trans isomerase FKBP4, whose translation MTAEEMKAAESGAQSAPLPLEGVDISPKHDEGVLKVIKREGTGTEMPMIGDRVSVHYTGWLLDGTKFDSSLDRKDKFSFDLGKGEVIKAWDIAVATMKVGEVCHITCKPEYAYGSAGSPPKIPPNATLVFEVELFEFKGEDLTEDEDGGIIRRIRTRGEGYARPNEGAIVEVTLEGYHQDQLFDQRELRFEIGEGESLDLPCGLEKAIQRMEKGEHSVVYLKSSYAFGSAGKEKFQIPPYAELKYEIHLKSFEKAKESWEMNSEEKLEQSTIVKERGTVYFKEGKYKQALLQYKKIVSWLEYESSFSNEEVQKAQALRLASHLNLAMCHLKLQAFSAAIESCNKALELDSNNEKGLFRRGEAHLAVNDFDLARADFQKVLQLYPNNKAAKTQLAVCQQRIRKQLAREKKLYANMFERLAEEESKAKSEVAAGDHPTDTEMKDEQKNSVAGSQSQVETEA comes from the exons ATGACCGCCGAGGAGATGAAGGCAGCCGAGAGCGGGGCGCAGTCTGCGCCTCTGCCCCTCGAGGGAGTGGACATCAGCCCCAAGCATGACGAAGGCGTGCTTAAG gTCATCAAGCGAGAGGGTACAGGCACAGAGATGCCCATGATTGGGGACCGAGTCTCAGTCCACTACACTGGCTGGCTATTAGATGGCACAAAGTTTGACTCCAGTCTGGACCGCAAGGACAAGTTCTCCTTTGATCTGGGAAAAG GGGAGGTCATCAAGGCTTGGGATATTGCTGTAGCGACCATGAAGGTGGGGGAAGTGTGCCACATCACCTGCAAACCAGAATATGCTTATGGTTCAGCGGGCAGCCCTCCAAAGATCCCCCCCAATGCCACGCTTGTGTTTGAG GTTGAGCTGTTTGAATTCAAGGGAGAAGATCTGACAGAAGATGAAGATGGTGGAATCATCCGCAGAATACGGACTCGGGGTGAAGGCTATGCCCGGCCCAATGAGGGCGCCATTGTGGAGG TCACACTGGAAGGGTACCACCAGGACCAGCTCTTTGACCAGCGGGAACTCCGCTTTGAGATTGGTGAGGGGGAAAGTCTTGATCTGCCCTGTGGGCTGGAGAAGGCCATTCAGCGCATGGAGAAAGGAGAACATTCCGTTGTGTACCTCAAGTCCAG CTATgcttttggcagtgctgggaagGAAAAGTTCCAGATTCCACCATATGCAGAGCTGAAATATGAAATACACCTCAAGAGTTTTGAGAAG GCCAAGGAGTCTTGGGAGATGAATTCTGAGGAAAAACTGGAGCAGAGCACCATAGTGAAGGAGCGGGGCACTGTGTACTTCAAG GAAGGCAAGTACAAGCAAGCCTTACTACAGTACAAGAAGATTGTATCCTGGCTGGAATACGAGTCAAGTTTTTCCAATGAGGAAGTACAGAAGGCACAGGCCCTTCGACTGGCCTCCCACCTCAACCTGGCCATGTGTCATCTGAAACTGCAGGCCTTCTCAGCTGCCATTGAAAGCTGTAACAAG GCCCTGGAACTGGACAGCAACAATGAGAAAGGCCTCTTCCGCCGGGGGGAGGCCCACCTGGCTGTGAATGACTTTGACCTGGCACGGGCTGACTTCCAGAAGGTCCTACAGCTCTACCCCAACAACAAAGCCGCCAAGACCCAGCTGGCTGTGTGCCAGCAGCGGATCCGCAAGCAACTTGCCCGAGAGAAAAAGCTCTATGCCAACATGTTTGAGAGGCTAGCAGAGGAAGAGAGCAAG